A section of the Humulus lupulus chromosome 2, drHumLupu1.1, whole genome shotgun sequence genome encodes:
- the LOC133818414 gene encoding protein ENHANCED DOWNY MILDEW 2-like isoform X1: MRTFFRLLFPNHNHDRTYSLTITTHSPPCIIHIYIFTLRYPDQQFTTTPVLFCYIFLNTFFVLLSMASSDEEGEIVPNCVTDYLFVNDKEELVSFTTLPLLWSPNESLVQTDIGVFLLASVDDGLQKIYKRVVAWRFDLSFVKPEIYVLSKDKNWIVLQKPRKCFENTIRSILVTIYWLHFLKKNTVASRKFVWNYLLKALSSFELKPCENDVSANCILIGEVVKRDKDLAKIEDLHTYIEKPSKYGAFPEQDVQIRKKSKFIVDMNDDVIGDDGECFDGDGGLYDHVCAICDNGGQILSCQGRCMRSFHATRDAAGGENCSSLGYNDAQVKAIPTFLCANCKYQQHQCFICGNMGSSDTSSSVEVFPCISATCGHFYHPECVAKMLQPANRYQTEELRLSIVAGESFTCPAHKCFVCHQGEDKKVMELQFALCRRCPKAYHRKCLPRSISFEYNYEKNIAQRAWDGLLPKRILIYCMDHEILSELATPARDHVKFPDVSGQPKALNLELHSSKERAMQMVSTTSKIFETFATKNPNMLQRVEKGGCSASVGDSTQTIKRRCAGPDFDSLRKRKRNDEERKSAKENIGSSLSVFSKAEGKSCMKNNSSISLETHPVKSKRHTASGIVKNATEEHVTKNAKTSCLSAQAEMEKRILDLMKESTCSFNHEEFIRRQRLLATNGLFSESSLDIDITIGKVEGSVEAIRIALKKLDEGCSIEDAKAVCEPDVLNQIFHWKRKLGVYLAPFLHGKRYTSYGRHFTKVDKLKEVVNRLHCYVQNGDTIVDFCCGSNDFSLLMREKLEKTGKQCFFKNYDLFIPKNDFSFEKRDWMSIKLEELPDSSQLIMGLNPPFGVKASLAHRFIFKALEFRPKLLILITPKETKRLDIFSNPYDLIWEDEQILSGKSFYLPGSIDMHDKQLEDWNLKAPPLYLWSRPDWTVRHNEIARQHGHIVQQQLHMIGNNLTNYLEEEDYDCYQDYSYLCAPGDISCTFNGVTDVTYETEPQEAGSNTLNKVDQSYIHRDDIDIGSKNNLNEMNYDGRGQTERLIQGDLEGSTPSDVSTDIELSSPSYSPICSNALHEVFGSPEEENKEKASQDKEKTLGQDFPPGLENEGFQTSYPIDTERKRSSQTCYPIDTERNQSSQTGHSTVAERRHSFQPGTQLGNYWWPNMDMPSQGYTGNFTYHSGQKFFPGGRQVNAQNNWKSQQYPPVMQRNQNPSSRSNTVRPNFNPQFQNFGSSSSIQFSNYSQTSKVRGSDSYSLAYRPEHPRFNKM; this comes from the exons atacatatatatatcttcACTCTCCGCTACCCAGACCAACAGTTCACCACCACTCCGGTGCTTTTCTGTTACATTTTTCTGAATACTTTTTTCGTCCTG TTGTCAATGGCGTCCTCAGATGAAGAGGGTGAGATTGTGCCAAACTGTGTCACAGATTACCTTTTTGTTAATGATAAGGAAGAGCTTGTTTCGTTTACTACCTTGCCACTCCTATGGAGTCCGAATGAGAGTCTGGTTCAGACAGATATAGGTGTTTTCTTGCTTGCTAGTGTTGATGACGGGCTTCAAAAAATTTACAAGAGGGTTGTGGCTTGGAGGTTTGACCTGTCATTTGTGAAACCAGAGATTTATGTGCTTTCCAAGGACAAGAATTGGATAGTGCTCCAAAAGCCAAGGAAGTGTTTTGAAAATACGATCAGGTCGATACTGGTTACCATTTATTGGCTTCATTTTCTGAAAAAGAATACTGTGGCATCGAGGAAATTTGTTTGGAACTACTTGCTTAAAGCTCTTAG CTCATTTGAGCTTAAGCCTTGTGAAAATGATGTGTCTGCCAACTGTATACTAATTGGTGAAGTTGTTAAAAGGGACAAAGATTTAGCCAAAATCGAG GATCTGCACACCTATATTGAAAAACCCAGTAAATATGGAGCTTTTCCGGAG CAGGATGTGCAAATAAGAAAGAAATCAAAGTTTATAGTTGATATGAATGATGATGTCATTGGTGATGATGGTGAATGTTTTGATGGAGATGGTGGATTATATGATCATGTTTGCGCAATCTGTGACAATGGTGGTCAAATACTGAG TTGTCAAGGGAGGTGCATGCGATCCTTTCACGCAACCAGAGATGCTGCTGGTGGCGAAAACTGTTCTTCTCTTGGATATAATGATGCTCAAGTTAAA GCAATTCCAACCTTTTTGTGTGCAAATTGTAAGTACCAGCAGCACCAATGCTTTATTTGTGGCAACATGGGCTCCTCAGATACTTCATCCAGTGTCGAG GTCTTCCCTTGTATTTCTGCTACTTGTGGTCACTTCTATCATCCAGAATGTGTTGCAAAAATGCTCCAACCAGCTAATAGATACCAAACTGAAGAACTCCGTCTCAGTATTGTTGCGGGGGAATCATTTACCTGTCCTGCTCATAAATGTTTTGTTTGTCATCAAGGTGAAGATAAAAAGGTCATGGAGTTGCAGTTTGCTCTGTGTCGGCGCTGTCCAAAGGCATATCACAGGAAATGCCTACCCAG GAGTATTTCTTTCGAATATAACTATGAAAAAAACATTGCACAGAGGGCTTGGGATGGTTTACTACCAAAACGGATTCTGATATATTGCAT GGATCATGAGATTTTAAGTGAACTTGCAACTCCTGCTAGAGACCATGTAAAATTTCCTGATGTTAGTGGACAACCGAAGGCATTGAATTTGGAGTTGCATTCAAGCAAAGAGAGGGCAATGCAAATGGTGTCAACCACAAGTAAGATATTTGAAACTTTTGCAACAAAAAACCCAAACATGCTGCAACGGGTGGAAAAGGGGGGTTGTAGTGCTAGTGTTGGTGATTCTACCCAAACTATCAAGAGAAGATGTGCTGGACCAGATTTTGATTCAttaagaaagagaaagagaaatgaCGAAGAAAGAAAATCTGCGAAGGAAAATATTGGATCTTCTCTTAGTGTCTTTTCAAAAGCTGAAGGCAAGTCATGCATGAAGAATAACTCATCAAttagtttagaaacacacccagTGAAATCTAAGAGGCATACAGCTAGTGGAATTGTAAAAAATGCTACAGAAGAACATGTTACTAAAAATGCAAAGACGTCATGTCTTTCAGCTCAAGCTGAAATGGAAAAGCG AATTTTGGACCTAATGAAAGAATCCACTTGTTCCTTCAATCATGAAGAGTTCATAAGAAGACAGAGACTCCTGGCTACAAATGGATTATTCTCTGAAAGCTCACTGGACATAGACATTACAATAGGAAAAGTGGAGGGTTCTGTTGAG GCTATTCGAATAGCTTTAAAGAAGTTGGATGAAGGATGCAGTATCGAAGATGCAAAAGCTGTTTGTGAACCAGATGTTCTCAATCAAATATTTCATTGGAAG AGGAAGCTTGGTGTCTATCTTGCACCTTTTCTTCATGGGAAGCGTTATACATCTTATGGTCGTCATTTCACTAAAGTGGACAAGCTTAAGGAG GTTGTTAACAGGCTTCATTGCTATGTGCAAAATGGAGATACA ATAGTTGACTTTTGCTGCGGTTCCAACGATTTCAGTCTGCTGATGAGAGAAAAGCTTGAAAAGACGGGAAAACAGTGCTTCTTCAAAAATTATGATCTTTTTATACCCAAG AATGACTTCAGTTTTGAGAAAAGAGACTGGATGAGCATAAAGTTAGAAGAACTACCTGACAGTTCTCAGTTG ATCATGGGGCTTAATCCTCCTTTCGGAGTAAAAGCATCTTTAGCTCACAGGTTCATTTTTAAGGCCCTGGAGTTCAGACCAAAACTCCTTATTCTAATCACCCCAAAGGAAACCAAACG ACTTGACATTTTCTCTAACCCGTATGATTTAATTTGGGAGGATGAACAAATACTCTCAGGAAAG TCCTTTTATCTACCCGGATCTATAGACATGCACGATAAGCAGTTGGAGGATTGGAACCTGAAGGCACCACCTTTGTATCTTTGGAGTCGCCCTGACTGGACTGTTAGACACAATGAAATAGCAAGACAACATGGTCACATTGTCCAGCAACAGCTGCATATGATAGGAAACAACTTAACAAACTATCTCGAGGAAGAAGATTATGATTGTTATCAGGACTACTCCTATCTGTGTGCACCCGGTGACATCTCTTGCACATTTAATGGTGTTACGGATGTTACCTATGAAACTGAACCACAAGAAGCTGGATCAAATACTCTCAACAAAGTTGACCAAAGCTATATTCATCGTGATGACATTGATATTGGTAGCAAGAACAACCTCAACGAGATGAATTATGATGGACGAGGACAAACAGAGAGGCTGATCCAGGGAGATTTGGAAGGCTCAACACCTTCTGATGTGAGCACTGATATTGAGTTGTCTTCCCCAAGTTATTCACCAATATGCTCCAATGCACTGCATGAAGTCTTTGGATCACCAGAAGAGGAGAACAAAGAAAAGGCCTCCCAAGACAAAGAAAAAACCCTTGGACAAGATTTTCCACCTGGACTGGAAAATGAGGGATTCCAGACCAGTTATCCCATTGACACAGAAAGGAAGCGAAGTTCCCAGACCTGTTATCCCATTGACACAGAAAGAAATCAAAGTTCCCAGACCGGTCATTCCACTGTCGCAGAAAGGCGGCATAGTTTCCAGCCAGGAACCCAACTTGGTAACTACTGGTGGCCCAATATGGATATGCCGTCTCAAGGGTACACTGGCAACTTCACTTACCATTCTGGTCAGAAATTCTTTCCAGGTGGAAGACAAGTAAATGCTCAAAACAATTGGAAGAGTCAACAATACCCTCCTGTCATGCAAAGGAATCAAAATCCTTCTTCCCGTTCCAACACTGTGCGACCAAATTTTAATCCTCAGTTCCAAAACTTTGGTTCTTCGTCTTCTATCCAGTTTTCAAATTATTCCCAGACTTCCAAGGTGAGAGGAAGTGACAGCTACAGCTTGGCATACCGGCCTGAACACCCTCGTTTTAACAAAATGTAA
- the LOC133818414 gene encoding protein ENHANCED DOWNY MILDEW 2-like isoform X4, producing MNDDVIGDDGECFDGDGGLYDHVCAICDNGGQILSCQGRCMRSFHATRDAAGGENCSSLGYNDAQVKAIPTFLCANCKYQQHQCFICGNMGSSDTSSSVEVFPCISATCGHFYHPECVAKMLQPANRYQTEELRLSIVAGESFTCPAHKCFVCHQGEDKKVMELQFALCRRCPKAYHRKCLPRSISFEYNYEKNIAQRAWDGLLPKRILIYCMDHEILSELATPARDHVKFPDVSGQPKALNLELHSSKERAMQMVSTTSKIFETFATKNPNMLQRVEKGGCSASVGDSTQTIKRRCAGPDFDSLRKRKRNDEERKSAKENIGSSLSVFSKAEGKSCMKNNSSISLETHPVKSKRHTASGIVKNATEEHVTKNAKTSCLSAQAEMEKRILDLMKESTCSFNHEEFIRRQRLLATNGLFSESSLDIDITIGKVEGSVEAIRIALKKLDEGCSIEDAKAVCEPDVLNQIFHWKRKLGVYLAPFLHGKRYTSYGRHFTKVDKLKEVVNRLHCYVQNGDTIVDFCCGSNDFSLLMREKLEKTGKQCFFKNYDLFIPKNDFSFEKRDWMSIKLEELPDSSQLIMGLNPPFGVKASLAHRFIFKALEFRPKLLILITPKETKRLDIFSNPYDLIWEDEQILSGKSFYLPGSIDMHDKQLEDWNLKAPPLYLWSRPDWTVRHNEIARQHGHIVQQQLHMIGNNLTNYLEEEDYDCYQDYSYLCAPGDISCTFNGVTDVTYETEPQEAGSNTLNKVDQSYIHRDDIDIGSKNNLNEMNYDGRGQTERLIQGDLEGSTPSDVSTDIELSSPSYSPICSNALHEVFGSPEEENKEKASQDKEKTLGQDFPPGLENEGFQTSYPIDTERKRSSQTCYPIDTERNQSSQTGHSTVAERRHSFQPGTQLGNYWWPNMDMPSQGYTGNFTYHSGQKFFPGGRQVNAQNNWKSQQYPPVMQRNQNPSSRSNTVRPNFNPQFQNFGSSSSIQFSNYSQTSKVRGSDSYSLAYRPEHPRFNKM from the exons ATGAATGATGATGTCATTGGTGATGATGGTGAATGTTTTGATGGAGATGGTGGATTATATGATCATGTTTGCGCAATCTGTGACAATGGTGGTCAAATACTGAG TTGTCAAGGGAGGTGCATGCGATCCTTTCACGCAACCAGAGATGCTGCTGGTGGCGAAAACTGTTCTTCTCTTGGATATAATGATGCTCAAGTTAAA GCAATTCCAACCTTTTTGTGTGCAAATTGTAAGTACCAGCAGCACCAATGCTTTATTTGTGGCAACATGGGCTCCTCAGATACTTCATCCAGTGTCGAG GTCTTCCCTTGTATTTCTGCTACTTGTGGTCACTTCTATCATCCAGAATGTGTTGCAAAAATGCTCCAACCAGCTAATAGATACCAAACTGAAGAACTCCGTCTCAGTATTGTTGCGGGGGAATCATTTACCTGTCCTGCTCATAAATGTTTTGTTTGTCATCAAGGTGAAGATAAAAAGGTCATGGAGTTGCAGTTTGCTCTGTGTCGGCGCTGTCCAAAGGCATATCACAGGAAATGCCTACCCAG GAGTATTTCTTTCGAATATAACTATGAAAAAAACATTGCACAGAGGGCTTGGGATGGTTTACTACCAAAACGGATTCTGATATATTGCAT GGATCATGAGATTTTAAGTGAACTTGCAACTCCTGCTAGAGACCATGTAAAATTTCCTGATGTTAGTGGACAACCGAAGGCATTGAATTTGGAGTTGCATTCAAGCAAAGAGAGGGCAATGCAAATGGTGTCAACCACAAGTAAGATATTTGAAACTTTTGCAACAAAAAACCCAAACATGCTGCAACGGGTGGAAAAGGGGGGTTGTAGTGCTAGTGTTGGTGATTCTACCCAAACTATCAAGAGAAGATGTGCTGGACCAGATTTTGATTCAttaagaaagagaaagagaaatgaCGAAGAAAGAAAATCTGCGAAGGAAAATATTGGATCTTCTCTTAGTGTCTTTTCAAAAGCTGAAGGCAAGTCATGCATGAAGAATAACTCATCAAttagtttagaaacacacccagTGAAATCTAAGAGGCATACAGCTAGTGGAATTGTAAAAAATGCTACAGAAGAACATGTTACTAAAAATGCAAAGACGTCATGTCTTTCAGCTCAAGCTGAAATGGAAAAGCG AATTTTGGACCTAATGAAAGAATCCACTTGTTCCTTCAATCATGAAGAGTTCATAAGAAGACAGAGACTCCTGGCTACAAATGGATTATTCTCTGAAAGCTCACTGGACATAGACATTACAATAGGAAAAGTGGAGGGTTCTGTTGAG GCTATTCGAATAGCTTTAAAGAAGTTGGATGAAGGATGCAGTATCGAAGATGCAAAAGCTGTTTGTGAACCAGATGTTCTCAATCAAATATTTCATTGGAAG AGGAAGCTTGGTGTCTATCTTGCACCTTTTCTTCATGGGAAGCGTTATACATCTTATGGTCGTCATTTCACTAAAGTGGACAAGCTTAAGGAG GTTGTTAACAGGCTTCATTGCTATGTGCAAAATGGAGATACA ATAGTTGACTTTTGCTGCGGTTCCAACGATTTCAGTCTGCTGATGAGAGAAAAGCTTGAAAAGACGGGAAAACAGTGCTTCTTCAAAAATTATGATCTTTTTATACCCAAG AATGACTTCAGTTTTGAGAAAAGAGACTGGATGAGCATAAAGTTAGAAGAACTACCTGACAGTTCTCAGTTG ATCATGGGGCTTAATCCTCCTTTCGGAGTAAAAGCATCTTTAGCTCACAGGTTCATTTTTAAGGCCCTGGAGTTCAGACCAAAACTCCTTATTCTAATCACCCCAAAGGAAACCAAACG ACTTGACATTTTCTCTAACCCGTATGATTTAATTTGGGAGGATGAACAAATACTCTCAGGAAAG TCCTTTTATCTACCCGGATCTATAGACATGCACGATAAGCAGTTGGAGGATTGGAACCTGAAGGCACCACCTTTGTATCTTTGGAGTCGCCCTGACTGGACTGTTAGACACAATGAAATAGCAAGACAACATGGTCACATTGTCCAGCAACAGCTGCATATGATAGGAAACAACTTAACAAACTATCTCGAGGAAGAAGATTATGATTGTTATCAGGACTACTCCTATCTGTGTGCACCCGGTGACATCTCTTGCACATTTAATGGTGTTACGGATGTTACCTATGAAACTGAACCACAAGAAGCTGGATCAAATACTCTCAACAAAGTTGACCAAAGCTATATTCATCGTGATGACATTGATATTGGTAGCAAGAACAACCTCAACGAGATGAATTATGATGGACGAGGACAAACAGAGAGGCTGATCCAGGGAGATTTGGAAGGCTCAACACCTTCTGATGTGAGCACTGATATTGAGTTGTCTTCCCCAAGTTATTCACCAATATGCTCCAATGCACTGCATGAAGTCTTTGGATCACCAGAAGAGGAGAACAAAGAAAAGGCCTCCCAAGACAAAGAAAAAACCCTTGGACAAGATTTTCCACCTGGACTGGAAAATGAGGGATTCCAGACCAGTTATCCCATTGACACAGAAAGGAAGCGAAGTTCCCAGACCTGTTATCCCATTGACACAGAAAGAAATCAAAGTTCCCAGACCGGTCATTCCACTGTCGCAGAAAGGCGGCATAGTTTCCAGCCAGGAACCCAACTTGGTAACTACTGGTGGCCCAATATGGATATGCCGTCTCAAGGGTACACTGGCAACTTCACTTACCATTCTGGTCAGAAATTCTTTCCAGGTGGAAGACAAGTAAATGCTCAAAACAATTGGAAGAGTCAACAATACCCTCCTGTCATGCAAAGGAATCAAAATCCTTCTTCCCGTTCCAACACTGTGCGACCAAATTTTAATCCTCAGTTCCAAAACTTTGGTTCTTCGTCTTCTATCCAGTTTTCAAATTATTCCCAGACTTCCAAGGTGAGAGGAAGTGACAGCTACAGCTTGGCATACCGGCCTGAACACCCTCGTTTTAACAAAATGTAA